TCCAAGCCGAAGACATCCGGTGCGCCCTCGGGCGCCTAAGTGGGTCTTGCACCCGGCCTGACGAGGCGAGTGAGGCATCTTCCCCTCCCGGGGTGTGCCCGCCGCGCGCGACAGGCGAAACACGTGAAGGAGGAGGTGACCAGTTGGACAACCCGAGAGCCGAGAAGGTTGCCGTCGTCGACGAAGTGCGCCAGCACTTGGACGACGCGGATGCGGTGATTCTCACCGAGTACCGCGGGCTCACGGTCAAGGACCTTGCCGGCCTGCGCAGGAGCCTGCGCACGAACGGCGGCGAGTACAAGATCTTCAAGAACACCCTCGTGAGGCTGGCTGCCAAGCAGTCAGGGCTCGAGGCGCTCGACGAGCTGCTGACCGGCCCGACGGCGATCGCCTTCGTCAGCGGCGACGCTGCTGCGGTAGCCAAGTCGCTGCGGGACTACTCGCGAACCAACCCGCTGCTCGTCATCAAGGGCGGCGTGCTAGGCGACAAGGTGATCGGACCTAGAGAGACCGCCGCGCTTGCCGACCTGCCGTCGCGCGAACAGCTGCTCGCCCGCCTCGCCGGGTTGATGGCAGCCCCGCTTCAGCAGTTCGCCAGCCTCATGCAGGCGCTTCCGCGGAATCTCGCCTACGGGCTGGTCGCTCTTCGAGACCAGCGGGCCGGCGGCGAGCCGGAAGGTCCCGCCGAAGCTGCGGCGCCGGCAGCAGAAGCTGCGGCGCCGACAGCAGAGGCCGCACCGGTTGAAGCCGAAGCCGAAGCCGGCGCCGATAACGAAACATCAGCCGAATAGGCCCACCCGGCCCAGCAACCCAGACCGAACCCAGGAGTAGGAGTAACCAAGAAATGGCAACCAAGGAAGAGATTCTCGACAGCATCGCCTCGCTCTCAGTCCTCGAGCTATCCGAGCTCATCAAGGACTTCGAGGAGCGCTTCGGCGTAACCGCAGCCGCGCCAGTAGCTGTCGCAGCAGCGCCGGCAGCAGGCGCCGCCGGCGGCGGTGGTGAGGCGCCGGCAGAGGAAGAGCAGGACGAGTTCGACGTCATCCTCTCCGCTGCGGGGGACAAGAAGATCCAGGTGATCAAGGAGGTCCGTGCACTCACGAGCCTCGGCCTCAAGGAGGCGAAGGACCTGGTGGACGCGGCTCCCAAGCCGGTCCTCGAGAAGGTGAGCAAAGAAGACGCCGAGAAGGCCAAGGCGCAACTCGAAGGCGCCGGCGCCACCGTCGAGCTCAAGTAGCAAGAGCCCTCGGGAGAGGGCGATCGGAATCGAAACTCCGACCGAGGAAGGCGGGCCCTGCCGGGCCCGCCTTCTGGATTTTCCGGCTCGATGACCCCATGCGACCGGCCCCGCTGGAGGACGACCCACCGCTTTAGCACTAAAGCCCCAGCCCGGGCCGTCCTGTCAATAGCCGGTGCATGAGAGACCGGGATGTGTTTCGCGAAATGTTCCAGTTTTCCGGTTTGCCGGGCAGAGCCAGCATTGCGGAGTTTTCCGTACGCGTCATGTTCTTCTTCCAGCACGTCGGTGACGGAACTAGTTAGTTCAGGCGGGATAATCCGGAAGAAGTCCGCTCGAAGTGATCACTGCCCGATAGGCAGTCATGACCACTCGTGGGCGGGTATGCACAAGAACGGGCGCGGCGGCTGCATCGGTGGCCACCCTTCTGACTCTGAGCATTGGCGCGGCGTTGACTCGTACGGTTATCGACCCGGTCCAACGAAGCGCTCACGGCGCGAGCATGCACGGGACGGCTCACCAGACGAATCTGGCGCAATCACCGGACATGCTCTCGACCCGCCTGGCTCTAAGCCATATGCCGGCGGGCTCCCCAACGGTTCGTTACAGCGGGGCCAGATCGGTCGGTGAGGGCATCCGCACCGGGGGCAACGGTTTCTGGGCCGCCTATCCGAACGGGACCGTGGTAGCCGACTCGCCGGCCCCCGTCCTCGGCGATATGACCGGGACACAGTTGACCCGTCCAATCGTCGGCTCTGCCCTCACTCCGAGCAGCAACGGTTATTGGCTGGTGGCAAGCGACGGAGGAGTTTTCACGTTTGGTGATGCGGGTTTCTTCGGTTCGACGGGAGCAGAGAGGTTGAACCAGCCGGTCGTGGGGATGGCTTCCACTCCTGACGGTCGTGGTTATTGGTTGGTGGCAAGCGACGGAGGAGTCTTCACGTTTGGTGATGCGGGTTTCTTCGGTTCGACGGGAGCAGAGAGGTTGAACCAGCCGGTCGTGGGGATGGCTTCCACTCCTGACGGTCGTGGTTATTGGTTGGTGGCGAGTGACGGTGGGATCTTCACATTTGGTGACGCAGGTTTCTACGGTTCGACGGGAGCCCAGAGGTTGAACCAACCCGTGTCGGGAATGGCCACGACGCCCGACAGCCACGGCTACTGGCTGGTGGCAAGGGACGGCGGCGTCTTCACGTTCGGTGACGCACAGTTCCACGGTTCCGCCGCCAACAATTTCCCTGCTAACGGGCAGCATGCGGTCGGAATCACCAGCGCCGGCAACGGCGGCTACTGGCTCGCAACCGACACCGGCAGCGTTGCATCCATGGACGCTCCCCTGACAGCGTCCTCGACCGGATCGGGGCCTCCGGGTTCGAGCCAGCTTCCTCCCAACCAGGATCCGGCTCGGTCGATGCCGCCATCGGGGGACTTCTACTCCGCCTGCTTCAGCAACTCGTACAGCGCGTCGGCTTGCGACAAGTCTGCTCTGTCCAACATCGACTCCGCACTGTCAGGCGAGGGTTACGGGCCGCTCTCTCTACCTTCCAACTACGGCAGCCTCTCGACGATCGCTCAGCTTGTCGCGGTCGCGAATGCAGAACGAGCAGTGCGCGGGCTCCCCCAGATGCCCGAGAACTCGAATCTGGATTCGATGGCTTACAACGGTGCGCGCAACAACACCGACCCGACCGGCCCGGCCGGATACACGTGGGGATCGAACCTGGCCATGGGATATCCGACCGCGCTGTCGGCGGACTATGTGTGGATGTACGACGACGGGGCTAACAGCCCGAACGTCGACTGCCAGTCAGCCGGCGATCCGGGTTGCTGGGGTCACCGCCACAACGTTCTCATCCAGGGCGGCGGTGAGTCCGGCGGTGGGTTGTACAACGACAACGGCACCCTCAACCTGACCCAGCTCTTCGTCGTGAACTACCGGTAGTCGCAACTATCTTTGGTCGCGGAGCCTTGGCCCGTCGGCGTCGCCGGTCCAGTTGACCCACGCCTCGAGCTTCTGCTCGAACTGCTCGTCGTCGTCCTCGTCGCCATCCGCATCTGTGATGTCCTCGTCGTTGACGGCGTGTGCCGGCGCCAAAGCCTCCGGCTCGTCAGCCTCGTCGCGCTCTGCCTGAGTCGAGGGGATGGCATCGGAGACGGGGGTCTCTTTTTCCGGCTCGATCGTCACGATCCCGATCGCGTTGCCAAGCGCATCGCGCAGCTCTGACAGCGTCTGCTGGGCGGCTACCCGTTTCGATTCGAGATCGGCCATTTCAACGGCGAAACGCTCGCGAGCAACCTTTTGATCTCCCAGCATCCGGGCCTCCTCGGCGCGCGTGTGGGAGATGACCTGCTCGGCCCACTGCTCGATCTGGCGGGTACGAGCCGTCGCCCGAGCCTCCGCTTCGGCGATTATCTCGGTCGCGTCGGTCCGCGCGGCCGACTCGATGCGCCGCGCCTGTTCTTCGCCTCTCGCGGTTGCGGAACGCACGACCTGCTCGGCCTCCTCCGCGCGCTGCTCGGCGACACTGACGATCTTGGCGGCCTGCGCCTCGGCGCGGGTCATGGTCTCCTCGGCTGTCTCCTCGGCCTGACGGAGCAGGATGCCGATCCGCTCGCCAAGTAGCATCCCGGACTTCGGGCTCTCTGAGGACATCCGGTCCTCGAGCTCCTTGATTCGGGCGTTGAGCCGGTTGATGTGAGCTTGCAACTGACGAGTGTGTTCCTCCGCCGCGTCCACCTGCTCGAGCGCTTCAGCGAGCGAGTCGAGGTAGTCGTCGACCTCCTCCCGGTCGTAGCCGCGGAGGCTGACGGTGAACGAAGGATTGTGGTTCTTGGTCTCCATGGGACTCCCTCGTGTGCGCGCTAAAAGATGCAGAACCGCCCACGTCTCCCGCCAAGGAGCCTTCCCCGGGGTGAAATACTCCCTGATCGCGGCCGCGAAAGCAAGGACCCTGCTTCAGACACCCCCGAAGGCGATGATTCGGTTGCCGTCGGAGACGAGCAGTTTTCCCGCATCGGCGCAGAGCGTGGGAAAAGACCCCGCCACAGTGACGGGATATGTGTACACCATCTTTCCGGTCGTTTCGCTGAAGCCGTCGAGGGCACCGCTGCGGTCGACGGTCCAGACGGCTCCACCCGACACGATCGGAGGCCCCGGCTTGATGCCGGTAGCCGCCCAGGTGGGAGACAGGTGCCCGGCGTCCCGGTTGTCGAGTGCGTAGAGGCCGTCGAAGCAGGAGAGGTAGATGTTGTCCGCGGTGGTGGCCGCCGCACCGAACCCGCCGGAACAGACGTGCAAGGTTTGCAGCGGCGAACCCAGGTTCGGTCCGAGCAGGTAACCGGTGCCCTCCTTGCCGACCTGCAGCACATCCCCGCCCGCCGTGATGATCGGCGACACCGAACCGAGGTCGGTGTCGGTCGCTGACAGATTCTGGAAGTCGGGCGCGGTGAACCGGCCGAGAACGTTTAGGGACGGGTCGAGCTTGATCACGCTGTTTGCGTCACCCGGTACGTCGACGGGAACGCCGTTGCCGGTCGCGACAAAAATGTCGCCGGCGCCGTCGACGACCGGGCCGCCGGGAGCCCAAATGCCGGCCCCGGTCGCGGGAGTTTCATAGGTGACCATCGTCCGGTTCGCCGGAGACGTAGCGCTGAGCCCGACGAGCCAACCGTGGTACTTGCCGCAGTCGCCGTACAGGCCCCCGTACGGGATGTACACCCGCCCG
The sequence above is a segment of the Acidimicrobiales bacterium genome. Coding sequences within it:
- a CDS encoding PQQ-binding-like beta-propeller repeat protein, coding for MSGTRGPSSLRTVLLAGTVPVAAMLVSCSSGSNPGSAPTKTAGLRTVTTSVPPFATSTTTVQSRTPADTWGTYDRDVARTGNDPSSPRVSNPRPEWTSVDLDGSVYAQPLVIGSTVIAATENNTVYSLDVRSGRVNWSHHLASPVSGSSLRCGNIDPSGITGTPVADAATHALWVVTFSSPFAHTLWEIDLGSGRVLGARPADPPGSDPSTEQQRGALTLSSGRVYIPYGGLYGDCGKYHGWLVGLSATSPANRTMVTYETPATGAGIWAPGGPVVDGAGDIFVATGNGVPVDVPGDANSVIKLDPSLNVLGRFTAPDFQNLSATDTDLGSVSPIITAGGDVLQVGKEGTGYLLGPNLGSPLQTLHVCSGGFGAAATTADNIYLSCFDGLYALDNRDAGHLSPTWAATGIKPGPPIVSGGAVWTVDRSGALDGFSETTGKMVYTYPVTVAGSFPTLCADAGKLLVSDGNRIIAFGGV
- the rplJ gene encoding 50S ribosomal protein L10 yields the protein MDNPRAEKVAVVDEVRQHLDDADAVILTEYRGLTVKDLAGLRRSLRTNGGEYKIFKNTLVRLAAKQSGLEALDELLTGPTAIAFVSGDAAAVAKSLRDYSRTNPLLVIKGGVLGDKVIGPRETAALADLPSREQLLARLAGLMAAPLQQFASLMQALPRNLAYGLVALRDQRAGGEPEGPAEAAAPAAEAAAPTAEAAPVEAEAEAGADNETSAE
- a CDS encoding DivIVA domain-containing protein gives rise to the protein METKNHNPSFTVSLRGYDREEVDDYLDSLAEALEQVDAAEEHTRQLQAHINRLNARIKELEDRMSSESPKSGMLLGERIGILLRQAEETAEETMTRAEAQAAKIVSVAEQRAEEAEQVVRSATARGEEQARRIESAARTDATEIIAEAEARATARTRQIEQWAEQVISHTRAEEARMLGDQKVARERFAVEMADLESKRVAAQQTLSELRDALGNAIGIVTIEPEKETPVSDAIPSTQAERDEADEPEALAPAHAVNDEDITDADGDEDDDEQFEQKLEAWVNWTGDADGPRLRDQR
- the rplL gene encoding 50S ribosomal protein L7/L12 — translated: MATKEEILDSIASLSVLELSELIKDFEERFGVTAAAPVAVAAAPAAGAAGGGGEAPAEEEQDEFDVILSAAGDKKIQVIKEVRALTSLGLKEAKDLVDAAPKPVLEKVSKEDAEKAKAQLEGAGATVELK